One window of Nocardia nova SH22a genomic DNA carries:
- a CDS encoding oxygenase MpaB family protein, giving the protein MTLHYPDLAERVRSQAWLQPDLYGAVDFDRTPYRFTADPEVRSSLPQWVGEREPILADDRVVELMRTATMLGDAVADPYAALVARYGVPGLIGMLRQACRSGIESVPDAPEELRAFIASMEATPSWVDMALVERGARSSRTSAAFLSPFLVRGAFLATFLNTYAALPMALTGALSGRRAERRVNETASFFAVTTLPGALERHGEGFEAAAMVRLMHSMVRYNALARYEKWDPEVYGIPVPQVDQMPAGLINIYLLAMGAVRGGRTEFTARERAILEFSRYRCFLLGLPEELLPTTAEGIVQVFHARAALLRDDFDDATCGALVRSTMEAYLRPGRTWFDRAADSVERSWSRAFFLGFCGGNRKAAAQMSVDFGIGDAARVAVTAPFVLGRFGLVALAGRRPLLRKRVDAYTIRSIERQLVMYGNPEYTTDARHYPAQAGHR; this is encoded by the coding sequence ATGACGCTCCACTATCCCGATCTGGCCGAGCGGGTCCGCAGCCAGGCCTGGTTGCAGCCCGACCTCTACGGAGCCGTCGACTTCGACCGGACCCCCTACCGTTTCACGGCCGATCCCGAGGTCAGGTCGTCGCTGCCGCAGTGGGTCGGGGAGCGGGAGCCCATCCTCGCCGACGATCGCGTCGTCGAGTTGATGCGCACCGCGACCATGCTGGGTGACGCGGTCGCCGACCCGTACGCCGCGCTCGTCGCGCGGTACGGCGTGCCGGGCCTGATCGGCATGCTGCGACAGGCATGCCGATCCGGTATCGAATCCGTGCCGGACGCACCGGAGGAGTTGCGCGCCTTCATCGCATCGATGGAGGCCACCCCGTCGTGGGTGGACATGGCGCTGGTCGAGCGGGGCGCCCGGAGTTCGCGCACGAGCGCGGCGTTCCTGTCGCCGTTCCTGGTGCGCGGCGCCTTCCTGGCGACATTCCTGAACACCTATGCGGCCCTGCCGATGGCGCTGACCGGGGCGCTGTCGGGACGCCGGGCCGAACGCCGGGTCAACGAAACGGCGAGCTTCTTCGCGGTGACGACCCTGCCCGGCGCGCTCGAGCGACACGGCGAAGGGTTCGAGGCCGCGGCCATGGTCCGCCTGATGCACTCGATGGTGCGATACAACGCCCTGGCCCGCTACGAGAAATGGGATCCGGAGGTGTACGGCATCCCGGTGCCGCAGGTCGACCAGATGCCTGCCGGGCTGATCAACATCTATCTGCTGGCGATGGGCGCGGTGCGCGGCGGCCGGACCGAGTTCACCGCGCGGGAGCGGGCGATTCTCGAGTTCAGCCGTTACCGCTGCTTCCTGCTCGGTCTGCCGGAGGAACTGCTGCCCACGACGGCCGAGGGGATCGTCCAGGTCTTCCACGCGCGGGCGGCACTGCTGCGCGACGATTTCGACGATGCGACCTGCGGCGCACTCGTGCGCTCGACGATGGAGGCCTATCTGCGGCCCGGCCGGACCTGGTTCGATCGGGCCGCCGACAGTGTCGAACGTAGTTGGAGCCGCGCCTTCTTCCTCGGCTTCTGCGGGGGCAACCGGAAGGCGGCCGCGCAGATGAGCGTCGATTTCGGGATCGGCGATGCCGCCCGGGTCGCGGTCACCGCACCGTTCGTCCTCGGCCGCTTCGGGCTGGTGGCCCTCGCCGGTCGGCGGCCGCTGTTGCGAAAGCGGGTCGACGCGTACACCATTCGGTCCATCGAGCGGCAGCTGGTGATGTACGGCAACCCCGAGTACACCACCGACGCGCGCCACTATCCCGCGCAGGCGGGCCACCGCTGA
- a CDS encoding DUF4185 domain-containing protein, whose amino-acid sequence MASHWGKALTGYAGSTAKPFGMGGTDLGIPYVREHFEPGGSGYVFGDTFTGDSQGSGTWVGSPVLLFGTEIPDATTTFTAAPGGAQARQALSYEHNADNGYGTEVSRIPNDAYVDPNGRTWLTYTSVHDWEAPDDRYAALFCGLAYSDDDGRTWTDYAAVRRNDGSDGYGGWSPFMMQSFAGIGNNNDDGYLYIVSKEWGRGHNRDGPILMRVPWQRIETVGDYEYWGYDGSDWRWGASAPTPLFAGMGPIGELSVKNIGGTWVMSYFDVEGYCISTRTAASIDGVWTEAKPQIFGAVPWWRLWVRSFPQLYGGYIHPRSVSPSDVTLYVSQWNTTTNNPYWVMQFDGIDP is encoded by the coding sequence ATGGCGAGCCATTGGGGCAAAGCGCTCACCGGATATGCCGGAAGTACCGCGAAGCCGTTCGGGATGGGTGGCACCGACCTCGGAATCCCTTATGTTCGTGAGCATTTCGAGCCCGGCGGATCGGGATACGTCTTCGGTGACACCTTCACCGGCGACAGTCAGGGGTCCGGGACCTGGGTGGGATCGCCGGTGCTGTTGTTCGGTACGGAGATTCCCGATGCCACCACCACGTTCACCGCGGCGCCCGGGGGAGCGCAGGCACGGCAGGCCCTGAGCTACGAGCACAATGCCGACAATGGATACGGCACGGAGGTCAGCCGGATTCCCAACGACGCCTATGTCGATCCGAACGGGCGAACCTGGCTGACCTACACCAGCGTGCACGACTGGGAGGCGCCCGACGACCGCTACGCGGCGCTGTTCTGCGGCCTCGCCTACTCCGACGACGACGGCAGGACGTGGACCGACTACGCCGCCGTCCGGCGCAACGACGGCAGCGACGGGTACGGCGGCTGGAGCCCGTTCATGATGCAGTCGTTCGCCGGGATCGGAAACAACAACGACGACGGCTATCTCTACATCGTGTCGAAGGAGTGGGGGCGCGGCCACAATCGTGACGGGCCGATCCTGATGCGCGTGCCGTGGCAGCGGATCGAGACGGTCGGCGACTACGAGTACTGGGGTTACGACGGCTCGGACTGGCGCTGGGGCGCTTCCGCGCCGACCCCGCTGTTCGCGGGGATGGGTCCCATCGGCGAACTGAGTGTGAAGAACATCGGCGGTACGTGGGTGATGTCCTATTTCGATGTCGAGGGCTACTGCATCTCCACCCGCACCGCTGCCTCGATCGACGGGGTGTGGACCGAGGCGAAGCCGCAGATCTTCGGTGCGGTCCCGTGGTGGCGCCTCTGGGTCCGCTCGTTTCCGCAGCTCTACGGCGGCTACATCCACCCCCGCTCGGTGTCGCCGTCGGATGTGACTCTGTATGTGTCGCAATGGAATACGACAACGAACAATCCGTATTGGGTGATGCAGTTCGACGGCATCGATCCCTGA
- a CDS encoding DUF4232 domain-containing protein: protein MRPSRMMGWLLAVTVVSVAGCAQQTTTESHGADTAAALHAGALSPDSAAPGTRNAESVVPQCRTPDLSASVGPANAAAGTVAFPIVFTNNGPGSCVLAGFPGVSYADGADGGPVGAPAVRENTAADPVEIASGAQASALVFAVNVQNIPADQCRPVQVAGLRIYPPDNTESLYVERSGTACGNAQVTTAQLRVRPVVAGADGH from the coding sequence GTGAGACCAAGTCGGATGATGGGGTGGCTGCTCGCCGTGACCGTCGTGTCCGTTGCCGGATGCGCGCAGCAGACGACGACCGAATCCCACGGTGCGGACACGGCCGCAGCGCTGCACGCCGGTGCGCTGTCACCGGACAGTGCGGCGCCGGGCACTCGGAATGCCGAATCGGTTGTGCCGCAATGCCGGACGCCTGACCTGTCGGCCTCGGTGGGCCCGGCGAACGCGGCCGCCGGCACGGTCGCCTTCCCGATCGTGTTCACCAACAACGGGCCTGGTTCGTGTGTGCTCGCGGGATTCCCGGGCGTCTCGTATGCCGACGGCGCCGACGGCGGACCCGTCGGCGCGCCCGCGGTTCGGGAGAACACGGCCGCCGATCCGGTCGAGATCGCCTCCGGCGCACAGGCGTCGGCGCTGGTGTTCGCGGTGAACGTGCAGAACATTCCGGCCGATCAGTGCCGTCCGGTGCAGGTGGCGGGCCTGCGAATCTACCCGCCCGACAACACCGAATCACTGTATGTGGAGCGGTCCGGGACGGCGTGCGGTAACGCGCAGGTGACCACGGCGCAGCTGCGGGTGCGCCCGGTGGTAGCGGGAGCCGACGGTCACTGA
- a CDS encoding acyl-ACP desaturase — translation MPKDLTQLQLLTELEPVVATTLDRHLATAKEWHPHDYVPWDEGRNFAAMGGEDWDPEQSRLSEVAKVAMITNLLTEDNLPSYHRTISEHFSSDGAWGTWVGRWTAEENRHAIAMRDYLVVTRGVDPVALENDRMVHMTRGVHAPADFHGVLDQVAYVTFQELATRISHRATGRVCGDPIADRMLARIATDENLHMVFYRTLTAAAFDLSPDQTMESVTKIVKSFAMPGTGMPNWRRNGVLMVKHGIYDLRQHLDEVLNPVLRNWNVFERTDFTARGERSREELAEYLEKLGRDVIKFEEQRARILAREAAKAEGRNPVKV, via the coding sequence ATGCCAAAGGATTTGACGCAGTTGCAGTTGCTCACCGAGCTCGAGCCGGTGGTCGCCACGACCCTGGACCGGCATCTTGCCACCGCCAAGGAGTGGCATCCGCACGACTACGTGCCGTGGGACGAGGGCCGTAACTTCGCCGCGATGGGCGGGGAGGACTGGGACCCCGAGCAGTCCCGGCTGTCCGAGGTGGCCAAGGTCGCGATGATCACGAACCTGCTCACCGAGGACAATCTGCCCTCCTATCACCGCACCATTTCCGAGCATTTCTCCAGCGACGGCGCCTGGGGAACCTGGGTCGGGCGCTGGACCGCCGAGGAGAACCGGCACGCCATCGCCATGCGCGACTATCTCGTGGTGACCCGCGGTGTGGATCCGGTGGCGCTGGAGAACGACCGGATGGTGCACATGACGCGCGGCGTCCACGCGCCCGCCGACTTCCACGGCGTCCTGGACCAGGTCGCCTACGTGACCTTCCAGGAGCTGGCCACCCGCATCAGCCACCGCGCCACCGGTCGCGTCTGCGGTGACCCGATCGCCGATCGCATGCTCGCCCGCATCGCGACCGACGAGAACCTGCACATGGTGTTCTATCGCACGCTCACCGCGGCGGCCTTCGATCTGTCGCCGGACCAGACCATGGAATCGGTCACCAAGATCGTGAAGAGTTTCGCGATGCCCGGCACCGGAATGCCGAACTGGCGCCGCAACGGTGTGCTGATGGTCAAGCACGGCATCTACGATCTGCGCCAGCACCTCGACGAGGTCCTCAACCCGGTCCTGCGGAACTGGAATGTCTTCGAGCGCACCGATTTCACCGCGCGGGGCGAGCGCAGCCGCGAGGAGCTCGCGGAGTACCTCGAGAAGCTGGGCCGCGACGTGATCAAGTTCGAGGAGCAGCGCGCGCGCATCCTCGCGCGGGAGGCGGCCAAGGCCGAGGGGCGCAACCCGGTCAAGGTGTAG
- a CDS encoding enoyl-CoA hydratase-related protein has product MPHLRREGSVYIVHLGGEGERDTENRFHPDWLTALHAIIDEAVASPGPAALVTVGDGKFYSTGADLAWGAAHPDRIDRYLTDVQGLLARILTLPMPTVAAVNGHAFGAGAFLTVAHDYRIMRADRGYVCFPGVALGADYARGSIELMRSRMPAPVAHHALVSGRRYGGGAALGAGLVDAIAAESEVLPSAVRYAEQLAHTRGPVLAHIKSTLHREAVCALTESVAGYNNHTMVSAPAAERESADVAIG; this is encoded by the coding sequence GTGCCTCATCTGCGCCGGGAAGGGTCCGTATACATCGTGCATCTGGGTGGGGAGGGGGAACGCGACACCGAGAACCGCTTCCACCCCGACTGGCTGACCGCACTGCACGCCATCATCGACGAGGCCGTGGCATCGCCGGGACCCGCCGCACTGGTGACCGTGGGCGACGGCAAGTTCTATTCCACCGGCGCCGATCTGGCCTGGGGCGCGGCCCATCCCGATCGCATCGACCGGTATCTCACCGACGTACAGGGCCTGCTCGCCCGCATCCTCACCCTCCCGATGCCGACCGTGGCCGCGGTGAACGGCCATGCCTTCGGCGCCGGAGCATTCCTCACCGTCGCCCACGACTACCGGATCATGCGCGCCGACCGCGGGTACGTCTGCTTTCCCGGGGTCGCTCTCGGCGCCGACTACGCCCGCGGATCGATCGAGCTGATGCGATCCCGGATGCCCGCGCCCGTCGCCCATCACGCACTGGTGTCCGGGCGGCGATACGGCGGCGGTGCGGCCCTGGGCGCCGGTCTGGTGGACGCGATCGCCGCGGAGTCCGAGGTGCTGCCCTCGGCGGTCCGCTACGCCGAGCAACTGGCCCACACTCGTGGACCGGTGCTCGCGCACATCAAGTCGACCCTGCACCGCGAGGCCGTGTGCGCACTGACCGAATCCGTCGCGGGCTACAACAACCACACCATGGTGTCGGCTCCCGCGGCCGAGCGCGAATCCGCCGACGTGGCGATCGGCTGA
- a CDS encoding S8 family serine peptidase, whose protein sequence is MRALIQLRPSSDLIAAVADPNVSVAASDVTGELPGFDLDQSYTPLSLPGPAGAAQAVAADSVVVRGEIADAELDATIARLEQSAAVVGVFSDPRIESNTCGGDPAVGTGADVQRLLHNTDLGSAGMDGRAVALAIVDTGINAAHVQKVRGGQVNIDAARSWNPPGVSGTAGQFPVAHGSMCAYDALLSAPQAALLDIPVLLSKKDGGTQMDGLLSDALAGYAHLRTVLTDQPEASRALVVSNSWGSFSPDWDFPVGQPGNYSDNPSHPFNVIVGSLESAGADILFAAGNCGKDCPDGRCAYKDRPIGGANSHPSVLSIGGVDTKGLRVGYSSQGPGRLADRKPDICAYTHFLGSKAFGDTEPDTGTSAACPVAAGLVAAVRTVYPASKVSPAQLRAVLQRTATAQPGGYNYDYGYGVVDAAAVLAELKNTDVRA, encoded by the coding sequence ATGCGCGCACTGATTCAACTCCGTCCCTCGTCCGATCTGATTGCCGCAGTAGCCGATCCGAACGTTTCGGTGGCCGCCTCCGATGTCACGGGGGAGCTGCCCGGATTCGATCTCGACCAGTCCTACACCCCGCTGTCGCTGCCCGGGCCCGCCGGTGCCGCCCAGGCGGTCGCCGCGGATTCGGTGGTGGTGCGGGGTGAGATCGCCGACGCCGAACTCGACGCCACCATCGCCCGGCTCGAGCAGAGCGCCGCGGTGGTCGGCGTTTTCTCCGATCCGCGGATCGAGAGCAACACCTGCGGTGGTGACCCGGCGGTCGGCACCGGGGCCGATGTCCAGCGGTTGCTGCACAACACCGACCTCGGGTCCGCGGGGATGGACGGTCGCGCCGTCGCGCTGGCCATCGTCGACACCGGCATCAATGCCGCCCATGTTCAGAAGGTGCGCGGGGGACAGGTGAACATCGACGCCGCCCGCAGCTGGAATCCGCCGGGTGTGTCGGGAACCGCGGGCCAGTTCCCCGTAGCCCACGGTTCGATGTGCGCCTACGACGCGCTGCTGTCGGCGCCGCAGGCCGCCCTGCTCGACATCCCGGTGCTGCTGAGCAAGAAGGACGGCGGCACCCAGATGGACGGGCTGCTGTCGGACGCGCTGGCCGGGTACGCGCATCTGCGCACCGTGCTGACCGATCAGCCGGAGGCGAGCCGCGCGCTGGTGGTCAGCAACAGCTGGGGTTCGTTCTCACCGGACTGGGATTTCCCGGTGGGGCAACCGGGTAACTACTCCGACAATCCGTCGCACCCGTTCAACGTCATCGTCGGCTCGCTCGAGTCCGCCGGCGCCGACATCCTGTTCGCGGCGGGCAACTGCGGTAAGGACTGCCCGGACGGTCGGTGCGCCTACAAGGACCGCCCGATCGGCGGCGCCAATTCCCATCCCAGCGTGCTGAGCATCGGCGGTGTGGATACGAAGGGACTGCGGGTCGGCTATTCCTCGCAGGGGCCGGGTCGGCTGGCCGACCGCAAACCCGATATCTGCGCGTACACCCACTTCCTCGGTTCGAAGGCATTCGGTGACACCGAACCCGATACCGGAACCTCGGCGGCCTGTCCGGTCGCGGCGGGCCTGGTCGCGGCCGTCCGCACCGTGTACCCGGCGAGCAAGGTGTCGCCCGCACAGCTGCGCGCGGTGCTGCAGCGCACCGCGACTGCCCAGCCGGGCGGCTACAACTACGACTACGGATACGGCGTCGTCGACGCGGCGGCGGTACTCGCCGAGCTGAAGAACACCGACGTGCGCGCGTAG
- a CDS encoding META domain-containing protein, translating into MLKSVRIVPLLVLAAVGVACSTGTGTAAPASPAGNSYESTAVEGPQIPGGGPLKLTFGDPNRISANAGCNTLLGTADLADHTVRTGPLASTRMACVGDREGADEWASALLEAAPSWSLDGATLVLKTADRTVTLRETPKDK; encoded by the coding sequence ATGCTGAAGTCCGTCCGAATTGTTCCGTTGCTGGTCCTGGCGGCCGTGGGGGTCGCCTGCTCGACGGGCACCGGCACCGCCGCACCGGCGTCACCGGCCGGGAACAGCTACGAATCGACCGCGGTCGAGGGACCGCAGATCCCCGGTGGCGGGCCGCTGAAGCTCACCTTCGGTGATCCGAATCGGATCAGTGCGAACGCGGGCTGCAACACCCTGCTCGGCACCGCCGATCTCGCCGACCACACCGTGCGCACGGGCCCGCTCGCCAGCACCCGGATGGCGTGCGTGGGTGATCGCGAGGGCGCCGACGAGTGGGCGAGCGCCCTGCTGGAGGCGGCTCCGTCGTGGAGCCTCGACGGCGCGACGCTGGTCCTGAAGACCGCCGACCGCACCGTCACCTTGCGGGAGACGCCGAAGGACAAGTGA
- a CDS encoding L,D-transpeptidase, with protein MAAIVALAAGCGSSGGGGSSAPASKAPEFTAPATIDVPAADHGPLNPSAPIVVNSPDGMLTTVTVTDPDGKPVTGAFAADRHSWTSKDPLGYGVSYRVDAHAVDLAQVVTDKTFTVATIDAAHKAYANVVPAPDVVADTGIGVGQPMVFQFTAPVSNKAEVQKHLKISVTPEQPGAWYWVDDKDVHYRPAQYWQPGTKIHIEADVFGVDLGDGVFGAENNSADYTVHDAWVAKADGNTEQLTIFHNGAQVNQMPMSLGSPGFPSHEGPHVISEKSPSIVMDSCTYGVCQGQAGYYRETVDLDERISNDGEFVHSAPWSVGQQGSSNVSHGCVNLAPDNAQWFFDHFGIGDVVEITNSGGPTLPVWDTYGDWEVPWDVWQAGNANG; from the coding sequence ATGGCGGCGATCGTCGCTCTGGCCGCGGGATGCGGAAGTTCGGGCGGTGGCGGCTCGTCGGCACCGGCGTCGAAGGCTCCGGAGTTCACCGCCCCGGCGACCATCGACGTGCCCGCGGCCGATCACGGCCCGCTCAATCCGTCCGCGCCGATCGTGGTGAATTCCCCGGACGGCATGCTGACCACCGTCACGGTCACCGACCCCGACGGTAAGCCCGTGACCGGTGCCTTCGCCGCGGATCGGCACAGCTGGACCTCGAAGGACCCGCTGGGATACGGCGTCAGCTACCGCGTGGACGCGCACGCGGTGGATCTGGCGCAGGTCGTCACGGACAAGACCTTCACCGTCGCCACCATCGACGCGGCGCACAAGGCGTACGCCAATGTCGTTCCGGCCCCGGATGTGGTGGCGGACACCGGAATCGGCGTGGGCCAGCCGATGGTGTTCCAGTTCACCGCGCCGGTGTCGAACAAGGCGGAGGTGCAGAAGCATCTGAAGATCTCCGTCACCCCGGAGCAGCCCGGCGCCTGGTACTGGGTGGACGACAAGGACGTGCACTACCGCCCGGCCCAGTACTGGCAGCCGGGCACCAAGATCCACATCGAGGCCGACGTCTTCGGTGTCGATCTGGGCGACGGTGTCTTCGGCGCGGAGAACAACAGTGCCGACTACACCGTCCACGACGCCTGGGTCGCCAAGGCCGACGGCAACACCGAACAGCTGACGATCTTCCACAACGGCGCGCAGGTGAACCAGATGCCGATGAGTCTGGGCTCACCCGGATTCCCGTCACACGAAGGGCCGCACGTGATTTCGGAGAAGTCGCCCTCGATCGTCATGGACTCCTGCACCTACGGCGTGTGCCAGGGGCAGGCGGGGTACTACCGGGAGACGGTCGATCTGGACGAGCGCATCTCCAACGACGGCGAGTTCGTGCACTCGGCGCCCTGGTCGGTCGGGCAGCAGGGATCGAGCAACGTCTCGCACGGCTGTGTGAATCTGGCGCCGGACAACGCCCAGTGGTTCTTCGACCACTTCGGCATCGGTGACGTCGTCGAGATCACCAATTCGGGCGGCCCCACACTGCCGGTCTGGGACACCTACGGCGACTGGGAGGTGCCCTGGGATGTGTGGCAGGCGGGTAACGCGAACGGCTGA
- a CDS encoding rhomboid-like protein, with translation MSRTGVRWKTVPVAVARYVRSAPGTYIWLSILLVSTLVVRHLSPDQADVLLGNRSTNLHHLREDPIRVLISSAFWLAGGGWLVYAVSYSIFHAQAERWLGTLRWLLVAVIAHVGATYISEGVLYWAIHHGYAPESAVNTLDYGVSYALAGVVGVLVYRIASPWRCLYLAGVVVVYTAPVFAHRTFTDIGHFSAMTLGFACYPLTRGRPGPLDPVAALRGLAGSARHHP, from the coding sequence ATGTCCCGAACAGGCGTCCGATGGAAGACCGTGCCGGTCGCGGTCGCGCGCTACGTGCGCAGCGCTCCGGGAACCTATATCTGGCTGTCCATCCTCCTGGTGTCGACACTCGTGGTACGGCATCTGTCACCGGATCAGGCCGACGTCCTGCTGGGAAACCGGTCGACCAATCTGCATCACCTGCGCGAGGACCCGATCCGGGTGCTGATCTCGAGCGCCTTCTGGCTCGCGGGCGGGGGCTGGCTGGTCTACGCGGTCAGCTACAGCATCTTCCATGCCCAGGCCGAGCGGTGGCTGGGAACGCTGCGCTGGTTGCTCGTCGCGGTGATCGCGCATGTCGGCGCGACGTATATCAGCGAAGGCGTCCTCTACTGGGCCATCCACCACGGATATGCCCCGGAATCGGCGGTGAACACCCTCGACTACGGCGTGAGCTATGCCCTCGCGGGTGTGGTGGGTGTGCTGGTGTATCGGATCGCGTCGCCGTGGCGGTGCCTCTATCTCGCGGGGGTGGTCGTGGTCTACACCGCTCCGGTGTTCGCGCACCGGACCTTCACCGACATAGGGCATTTCAGTGCCATGACACTGGGATTCGCCTGCTATCCGCTGACCCGTGGGCGGCCGGGTCCGTTGGATCCGGTGGCGGCGCTGCGTGGACTCGCCGGGTCGGCTCGACACCATCCATGA